A genomic window from Chanos chanos chromosome 14, fChaCha1.1, whole genome shotgun sequence includes:
- the lim2.2 gene encoding lens intrinsic membrane protein 2.2, protein MLYTLATGGTLCGVAALVLLIVSTATDFWMQYRYSGNSANQGLWRFCINRKCHAHTLTVAFWDATRAFMLLSVLSCLVGVVLGLSAFSNRTKSRRVRTGGIALLLSGFLALLALAIYTGVTVNFFGKRYIDWRFSWSYILGWLGILLALAAGVLHLCAFQRNTAEPAPPNVSDS, encoded by the exons ATGCTGTACACTCTAGCTACTGGGGGCACACTATGTGGTGTGGCTGCCCTAGTGCTTCTGATTGTTTCCACGGCGACTGACTTTTGGATGCAGTATCGCTACTCGGGTaattcagccaatcagggacTCTGGAGGTTCTGTATCAATCGCAAGTGCCATGCCCATACTCTTACTGTGG CTTTTTGGGATGCCACGCGTGCCTTTATGCTGCTGTCAGTTCTAAGCTGCTTGGTTGGAGTGGTGCTAGGTCTCAGTGCCTTCTCTAACAGAACCAAATCCAGGAGAGTGAGGACAGGAGGGATTGCACTGCTCTTATCTG GATTCCTTGCACTGCTTGCTTTGGCAATCTACACTGGGGTCACAGTCAATTTCTTTGGCAAGCGATATATTGACTGGCGCTTCTCCTGGTCCTACATCTTGGGCTGGTTGGGTATATTACTGGCGCTGGCAGCtg GTGTCCTCCATCTCTGTGCCTTTCAAAGGAATACTGCCGAACCAGCACCTCCAAACGTCTCCGACAGTTGA
- the LOC115827288 gene encoding G-protein coupled receptor 55-like — MSNCNISITPGVQVFQMVTTIPTFILGVIGNLTFLIFFCWRREDGWNYMKVYLGNIAVADCLVLISLPFKMYSYYHPWNLNPEFCLFLVSTYYVNMYVSIFTITAISIVRFVAIRFPMKARTVLSPKKALVVCVLIWILICSLSANFHYVDKPQSNTTEFRCFQKNKEKPLPLSFVLVLDIVGFLLPFFVMMYCSCNVIHTLAKQLDIGLRREKIRSIGIVTVNLMVFGVCFLPFHFGFMFKFIVETYYPSDCPLQLFAHNFVHTATCIANFNCCLDIFSYYFVTQASWNRCRPFRGANSTSNSVI, encoded by the coding sequence ATGAGTAACTGCAATATCAGTATCACACCCGGAGTTCAAGTATTCCAGATGGTGACAACAATACCCACGTTTATTCTGGGTGTTATTGGCAATTTAACTTTTCTAATCTTCTTCTGCTGGCGACGTGAGGACGGCTGGAACTACATGAAGGTGTACCTTGGGAACATTGCTGTTGCGGACTGCCTTGTCTTGATATCCTTGCCATTTAAGATGTACTCCTACTATCATCCATGGAATTTAAATCCggaattctgtttgtttctagTGTCCACTTATTATGTCAACATGTATGTGAGTATCTTTACTATTACCGCAATAAGTATTGTCCGTTTTGTGGCCATCAGGTTTCCGATGAAAGCACGTACTGTCCTGTCACCTAAGAAAGCCTTGGTCGTGTGCGTACTGATTTGGATACTTATCTGCTCACTTAGTGCTAATTTCCACTATGTTGATAAACCCCAATCCAATACAACCGAATTCAGGTGCTTtcagaagaacaaagaaaagcctttacctctctctttcgttcttgTGTTAGACATTGTAGGTTTTCTATTGCCATTCTTTGTGATGATGTATTGTTCCTGTAATGTGATTCACACATTGGCCAAACAACTGGACATTGGCCTTCGTCGAGAGAAAATTCGGAGTATTGGAATCGTGACAGTTAATCTGATGGTTTTCGGCGTGTGTTTTTTACCTTTTCACTTTGGATTCATGTTCAAATTCATCGTTGAGACGTACTACCCATCGGACTGCCCTCTCCAGTTGTTTGCGCATAACTTTGTTCACACTGCCACCTGCATTGCGAACTTCAACTGCTGTCTGGACATCTTCAGTTATTATTTTGTCACTCAGGCTTCGTGGAACAGGTGTCGTCCTTTCAGAGGAGCAAATTCGACCAGTAATTCAGTCATCTGA
- the ftsj3 gene encoding pre-rRNA 2'-O-ribose RNA methyltransferase FTSJ3 isoform X1: MGKKLKVGKTRKDKFYHLAKETGYRSRSSFKLIQLNRKFQFLQKARALIDLCAAPGGWLQVASKFMPVSSLIVGVDLVPIKPIPNVVTLQEDITTETCRQALRKELQTWKVDVVLNDGAPNVGANWQHDAFTQAHLTLMALKLATEFLSKGGTFVTKVFRSKDYQPLIWIFQQFFRKVQATKPQASRNESAEIFVICQGYLAPDKIDNKFFDPKHAFKEVDVQVKTVKELVTTKKPKAEGYADGDLTLYHSFSVTEFLRAENPVDFLSKANEITFDNPELESHPKTTAEIKECCQDIKVLGRKELRLLLSWRSKLRRFLVRKLKEEAKQLDQDISLSSGDESDLEERTEKRKDTGERDGKEEEAEGEEEEEEMEKKLAELKAGEIAELKRKKKKLLKERRKQRERMEMKMDLPGVSIADSHDTCLFSLSTIKSDKALGEISQGDMKAADTLVDEEGDEEDLCLSDAESDQISLASDLDSDDLEEIEEKEKEIKKRTPKKVSFKSAKEEEEEEDADKNELLVALEEKDEKRDRETNLWFSKDIFAELDLDADVERELKQSQLLKNKDAAGKGSKRKAQDEDESADQQGEEASTSREMDKAAENQEDGDSDSDSDDDSSSDDDRAIAQMKKGSGSLSGQGDDEDFQVVPVENINKRARILDPEGLALGTQIATSKKRARDLIDNSFHRFTNSQDMTELPTWFVDDEHKHRKRPVPVTKEMVEEYRERWKEINARPIKRVAEAKARKKRRTLKKMEQAKKKAEAVVNTVDISEREKIAQLKSIYKKAGVGKEKREVTYVVAKKGTGRKVKRPAGVKGVFHVVDGRMKKDQRGKQRKEQRAKGKKGGKGMMGGRKKMNGSKAHNNRNRK, translated from the exons ATGGGCAAAAAATTAAAAGTCGGAAAAACCAGGAAAGACAAATTTTATCATCTGGCAAAGGAAACCG GATACCGATCTCGTTCGTCATTTAAGCTTATTCAGCTGAACCGTAAATTCCAGTTCCTTCAGAAAGCCAGGGCACTTATTGACCTATGCGCTGCTCCAGGTGGTTG GTTGCAGGTGGCATCAAAGTTTATGCCTGTTTCCAGTCTTATCGTAG GAGTTGACTTGGTCCCTATCAAGCCCATCCCTAATGTGGTTACTCTACAGGAAGATATTACTACTGAAACCTGcagacag GCTCTCAGAAAGGAACTGCAGACATGGAAGGTAGACGTTGTCCTCAATGATGGTGCTCCTAATGTGGGAGCCAACTGGCAGCATGATGCCTTCACTCAGG CTCACCTTACCCTCATGGCCCTCAAACTTGCCACCGAGTTCCTCTCAAAGGGTGGTACTTTTGTTACCAAAGTCTTCCGATCAAAAGATTACCAGCCTCTTATCTGGATCTTCCAGCAGTTCTTCAGAAAGGTGCAGGCCACAAAACCACAGGCCTCCCGTAACGAATCGGCTGAAATCTTTGTCATCTGCCAGG GCTATTTGGCTCCAGACAAAATAGACAACAAATTCTTTGACCCTAAACATGCGTTCAAAGAGGTCGACGTTCAAGTGAAAACTGTCAAAGAGTTGGTCACCACAAAAAAGCCGAAA gcagAGGGCTATGCTGACGGTGATTTGACGCTTTATCACTCGTTCTCAGTGACTGAGTTTTTGCGGGCAGAAAACCCAGTGGACTTCTTGAGCAAAGCCAATGAG ATTACTTTTGACAATCCAGAACTGGAGTCCCACCCAAAAACAACTGCAGAGATCAAAGAGTGTTGTCAGGATATCAAAGTCCTGGGCCGGAAAGAGCTACG GCTTCTGCTCTCCTGGAGGTCTAAGCTGAGGAGGTTTTTAGTCAGGAAACTGAAGGAAGAGGCCAAGCAGCTTGACCAGGACATTAG TCTAAGCTCAGGTGACGAGAGTGATTTGGAAGAAAGGACGGAAAAGAGAAAGGACACAGGTGAGAGGgatggaaaagaggaagaggcagaaggggaggaagaggaagaggagatggagaagaaACTGGCAGAGCTAAAAGCTGGGGAGATTGCTGAACTTAAACG TAAAAAGAAGAAGCTACTCAAAGAGCGTCGAaagcagagggagaggatggAGATGAAGATGGACCTGCCTGGAGTGTCCATCGCAGACAGCCATGAcacctgtttgttttccctgaGCACCATCAAGAGTGACAAG GCTCTGGGTGAGATCTCCCAGGGAGACATGAAAGCAGCGGACACACTGGTGGATGAAGAAGGTGATGAGGAAGACTTGTGTTTGTCTGATGCAGAGAGTGACCAGATCTCCCTGGCCTCTGACCTGGACTCAGATGACCTCGAAGAAAttgaggagaaggaaaaagagataaagaagaGAACCCCGAAAAA AGTGTCATTCAAATCTgcaaaggaggaagaggaggaggaagacgcAGACAAGAACGAACTTCTTGTGGCTCTTGAGGAGAAAGACGAAAAGAGAGACCGTGAGACCAATCTGTGGTTTAGCAAG GATATTTTTGCAGAGCTGGATCTGGATGCAGATGTAGAAAGAGAACTCAAGCAGTCTCAGCTGCTGAAAAATAAAGACGCTGCAG GTAAGGGCAGTAAGAGAAAGGCCCAAGATGAAGACGAGTCTGCAGACCAGCAGGGGGAGGAGGCAAGTACCTCACGGGAAATGGACAAAGCCGCGGAGAATCAGGAGGACGGCGATAGCGACAGCGATTCGGACGATGACAGCAGCAGCGATGACGACAG AGCTATTGCTCAGATGAAGAAAGGTTCTGGAAGTCTCTCAGGACAAGGGGACGACGAGGACTTTCAAGTGGTACCTGTCGAGAACATAA atAAACGCGCGCGGATTTTGGATCCCGAGGGATTGGCTCTCGGCACTCAAATTGCCACATCGAAGAAAAGGGCGAGAGACCTGATCGACAACTCCTTCCATAG GTTTACCAATTCACAGGATATGACTGAACTTCCCACCTGGTTTGTGGAtgatgaacacaaacacaggaagagaccTGTCCCAGTCACCAAGGAGATGGTGGAGGAGTACAGGGAGCGCTGGAAGGAGATCAACGCCAGACCTATCAAGAGAGTGGCTGAGGCCAAGGCTCGCAAGAAGAGAAGG ACGCTGAAAAAGATGGAGCAGGCAAAGAAGAAGGCCGAGGCTGTGGTTAACACAGTGGAcatctctgaaagagagaagataGCGCAGCTGAAAAG CATCTACAAGAAAGCCGGCgtggggaaagagaagagagaggtcaCGTACGTGGTGGCCAAGAAGGGTACAGGGCGTAAAGTGAAGCGCCCGGCTGGGGTGAAGGGGGTGTTTCACGTCGTCGACGGAAGGATGAAGAAGGATCAGAGAGGCAAGCAGAGGAAAGAGCAGAGagccaaggggaaaaaaggagggaaaggcATGATGGGAGGAAGGAAGAAAATGAATGGAAGTAAAGCCCATAATAATAGGAACAGGAAATGA
- the ftsj3 gene encoding pre-rRNA 2'-O-ribose RNA methyltransferase FTSJ3 isoform X2, whose product MGKKLKVGKTRKDKFYHLAKETGYRSRSSFKLIQLNRKFQFLQKARALIDLCAAPGGWLQVASKFMPVSSLIVGVDLVPIKPIPNVVTLQEDITTETCRQALRKELQTWKVDVVLNDGAPNVGANWQHDAFTQAHLTLMALKLATEFLSKGGTFVTKVFRSKDYQPLIWIFQQFFRKVQATKPQASRNESAEIFVICQGYLAPDKIDNKFFDPKHAFKEVDVQVKTVKELVTTKKPKAEGYADGDLTLYHSFSVTEFLRAENPVDFLSKANEITFDNPELESHPKTTAEIKECCQDIKVLGRKELRLLLSWRSKLRRFLVRKLKEEAKQLDQDISSGDESDLEERTEKRKDTGERDGKEEEAEGEEEEEEMEKKLAELKAGEIAELKRKKKKLLKERRKQRERMEMKMDLPGVSIADSHDTCLFSLSTIKSDKALGEISQGDMKAADTLVDEEGDEEDLCLSDAESDQISLASDLDSDDLEEIEEKEKEIKKRTPKKVSFKSAKEEEEEEDADKNELLVALEEKDEKRDRETNLWFSKDIFAELDLDADVERELKQSQLLKNKDAAGKGSKRKAQDEDESADQQGEEASTSREMDKAAENQEDGDSDSDSDDDSSSDDDRAIAQMKKGSGSLSGQGDDEDFQVVPVENINKRARILDPEGLALGTQIATSKKRARDLIDNSFHRFTNSQDMTELPTWFVDDEHKHRKRPVPVTKEMVEEYRERWKEINARPIKRVAEAKARKKRRTLKKMEQAKKKAEAVVNTVDISEREKIAQLKSIYKKAGVGKEKREVTYVVAKKGTGRKVKRPAGVKGVFHVVDGRMKKDQRGKQRKEQRAKGKKGGKGMMGGRKKMNGSKAHNNRNRK is encoded by the exons ATGGGCAAAAAATTAAAAGTCGGAAAAACCAGGAAAGACAAATTTTATCATCTGGCAAAGGAAACCG GATACCGATCTCGTTCGTCATTTAAGCTTATTCAGCTGAACCGTAAATTCCAGTTCCTTCAGAAAGCCAGGGCACTTATTGACCTATGCGCTGCTCCAGGTGGTTG GTTGCAGGTGGCATCAAAGTTTATGCCTGTTTCCAGTCTTATCGTAG GAGTTGACTTGGTCCCTATCAAGCCCATCCCTAATGTGGTTACTCTACAGGAAGATATTACTACTGAAACCTGcagacag GCTCTCAGAAAGGAACTGCAGACATGGAAGGTAGACGTTGTCCTCAATGATGGTGCTCCTAATGTGGGAGCCAACTGGCAGCATGATGCCTTCACTCAGG CTCACCTTACCCTCATGGCCCTCAAACTTGCCACCGAGTTCCTCTCAAAGGGTGGTACTTTTGTTACCAAAGTCTTCCGATCAAAAGATTACCAGCCTCTTATCTGGATCTTCCAGCAGTTCTTCAGAAAGGTGCAGGCCACAAAACCACAGGCCTCCCGTAACGAATCGGCTGAAATCTTTGTCATCTGCCAGG GCTATTTGGCTCCAGACAAAATAGACAACAAATTCTTTGACCCTAAACATGCGTTCAAAGAGGTCGACGTTCAAGTGAAAACTGTCAAAGAGTTGGTCACCACAAAAAAGCCGAAA gcagAGGGCTATGCTGACGGTGATTTGACGCTTTATCACTCGTTCTCAGTGACTGAGTTTTTGCGGGCAGAAAACCCAGTGGACTTCTTGAGCAAAGCCAATGAG ATTACTTTTGACAATCCAGAACTGGAGTCCCACCCAAAAACAACTGCAGAGATCAAAGAGTGTTGTCAGGATATCAAAGTCCTGGGCCGGAAAGAGCTACG GCTTCTGCTCTCCTGGAGGTCTAAGCTGAGGAGGTTTTTAGTCAGGAAACTGAAGGAAGAGGCCAAGCAGCTTGACCAGGACATTAG CTCAGGTGACGAGAGTGATTTGGAAGAAAGGACGGAAAAGAGAAAGGACACAGGTGAGAGGgatggaaaagaggaagaggcagaaggggaggaagaggaagaggagatggagaagaaACTGGCAGAGCTAAAAGCTGGGGAGATTGCTGAACTTAAACG TAAAAAGAAGAAGCTACTCAAAGAGCGTCGAaagcagagggagaggatggAGATGAAGATGGACCTGCCTGGAGTGTCCATCGCAGACAGCCATGAcacctgtttgttttccctgaGCACCATCAAGAGTGACAAG GCTCTGGGTGAGATCTCCCAGGGAGACATGAAAGCAGCGGACACACTGGTGGATGAAGAAGGTGATGAGGAAGACTTGTGTTTGTCTGATGCAGAGAGTGACCAGATCTCCCTGGCCTCTGACCTGGACTCAGATGACCTCGAAGAAAttgaggagaaggaaaaagagataaagaagaGAACCCCGAAAAA AGTGTCATTCAAATCTgcaaaggaggaagaggaggaggaagacgcAGACAAGAACGAACTTCTTGTGGCTCTTGAGGAGAAAGACGAAAAGAGAGACCGTGAGACCAATCTGTGGTTTAGCAAG GATATTTTTGCAGAGCTGGATCTGGATGCAGATGTAGAAAGAGAACTCAAGCAGTCTCAGCTGCTGAAAAATAAAGACGCTGCAG GTAAGGGCAGTAAGAGAAAGGCCCAAGATGAAGACGAGTCTGCAGACCAGCAGGGGGAGGAGGCAAGTACCTCACGGGAAATGGACAAAGCCGCGGAGAATCAGGAGGACGGCGATAGCGACAGCGATTCGGACGATGACAGCAGCAGCGATGACGACAG AGCTATTGCTCAGATGAAGAAAGGTTCTGGAAGTCTCTCAGGACAAGGGGACGACGAGGACTTTCAAGTGGTACCTGTCGAGAACATAA atAAACGCGCGCGGATTTTGGATCCCGAGGGATTGGCTCTCGGCACTCAAATTGCCACATCGAAGAAAAGGGCGAGAGACCTGATCGACAACTCCTTCCATAG GTTTACCAATTCACAGGATATGACTGAACTTCCCACCTGGTTTGTGGAtgatgaacacaaacacaggaagagaccTGTCCCAGTCACCAAGGAGATGGTGGAGGAGTACAGGGAGCGCTGGAAGGAGATCAACGCCAGACCTATCAAGAGAGTGGCTGAGGCCAAGGCTCGCAAGAAGAGAAGG ACGCTGAAAAAGATGGAGCAGGCAAAGAAGAAGGCCGAGGCTGTGGTTAACACAGTGGAcatctctgaaagagagaagataGCGCAGCTGAAAAG CATCTACAAGAAAGCCGGCgtggggaaagagaagagagaggtcaCGTACGTGGTGGCCAAGAAGGGTACAGGGCGTAAAGTGAAGCGCCCGGCTGGGGTGAAGGGGGTGTTTCACGTCGTCGACGGAAGGATGAAGAAGGATCAGAGAGGCAAGCAGAGGAAAGAGCAGAGagccaaggggaaaaaaggagggaaaggcATGATGGGAGGAAGGAAGAAAATGAATGGAAGTAAAGCCCATAATAATAGGAACAGGAAATGA